Proteins from a single region of Ananas comosus cultivar F153 linkage group 3, ASM154086v1, whole genome shotgun sequence:
- the LOC109706983 gene encoding phospholipase D delta-like isoform X2: MALSNVVLLHGDLELHIIQARNLPNMDLFSEALRRCFGFCGLPLPCRSPPSSPRSVGDTPVITSDPYVAVLVAGSTVARTNVIPNVQNPRWHARFKIPLAHYADTIEFHVKDDDVVGAQLIGTATIPASRVASGEPFSDWVPVIPPPGRSRPPPGPDLLVELQFVPVRENALYHQGIPGDPEKLGVRDTYFPLRKGGMVTLYQDAHVRDGELPVIKLDDQRVFKHEKCWEDICRAILEARHLIYIVGWSIYHKVRLVRESASTLPNGGNLTLGELLKFKSDQGIPVRMLVWDDKTSRDINVFRKEGVMQTHDEETKKYFKHSSVICVLSPRSASSKLSIIKQKIVGTVYTHHQKCVIVDTQLDTQLSQSTRKITAFIGGLDLCDGRYDTPKHRLFQNLDFVFSNDIHNPTFDVQTKGPRQPWHDLHCKIEGPAAYDVLTNFEQRWQNSTKFWSIEQQFKKLTLFHDDALIKIDQVSSIVSPSKAKPYGDPTVQGSKEEDSENWHVQVFRSIDSGSVKGFPTDFHEAKAKNLACGKNVVIDKSIHSAYVRAIRSAQRFIYIENQYFIGSSYGWPNYANPDGAGNLIPMELALKIAQKIEERERFAVYIVIPMWPEGAPSSSPVQEILFWQAETIKMMYGIIAKKLKLMNLGKAHPKDYLNFYCLGNRELQNGTSDLTNEPSEDNAMALARKHRRFMIYVHAKGMIIDDEYVILGSANINQRSLDGSRDTEIAMGAYQPHHTWASNRGHPHGQLVSGFIAFL; encoded by the exons ATGGCGTTGTCCAACGTCGTCCTCCTCCATGGCGACCTGGAACTCCACATCATCCAGGCCCGCAACCTCCCCAACATGGATCTCTTCTCCGAGGCCCTCCGCCGCTGCTTCGGCTTctgtggcctcccgctcccctgTCGCTCCCCTCCGTCCTCCCCCCGCTCGGTCGGCGACACCCCCGTCATCACCAGCGACCCCTACGTCGCTGTCCTCGTTGCTGGCTCCACCGTCGCCCGCACCAACGTCATCCCCAACGTCCAAAACCCCAGGTGGCACGCCCGGTTCAAGATCCCCCTCGCCCACTACGCCGATACGATCGAGTTCCACGTCAAGGACGACGACGTCGTCGGGGCGCAACTCATTGGGACCGCCACCATCCCCGCCTCCAGGGTTGCTTCGGGCGAACCCTTCAGCGATTGGGTGCCCGTGATCCCACCCCCTGGCCGTTCGCGCCCCCCGCCCGGTCCTGATCTTCTTGTCGAGTTGCAATTCGTGCCGGTCAGGGAAAACGCTCTCTACCACCAGGGAATTCCGGGAGACCCCGAGAAGTTGGGCGTGCGGGATACATACTTTCCCCTGAGGAAGGGCGGGATGGTGACGCTCTACCAAGATGCGCACGTTCGGGACGGGGAGCTCCCGGTGATCAAATTGGATGATCAGAGGGTGTTCAAGCACGAGAAATGTTGGGAGGATATATGTCGCGCTATACTAGAAGCACGCCATCTGATTTATATCGTGGGATGGTCGATCTACCATAAGGTCAGGCTGGTGAGAGAGTCGGCGAGCACGCTGCCGAATGGTGGGAATCTCACACTGGGGGAGCTCCTCAAGTTCAAGTCGGATCAGGGAATTCCGGTGCGCATGCTGGTTTGGGATGATAAGACTTCCCGCGACATTAATGTTTTCAGGAAG GAAGGGGTGATGCAAACTCATGACGAGGAGACCAAAAAGTATTTCAAGCATTCATCTGTCATTTGTGTGCTATCACCTCGTTCTGCAAGCAGCAAGCTAAGCATAATTAAGCAAAAG ATTGTTGGGACGGTTTACACTCATCATCAGAAATGTGTAATAGTTGACACACAGCTTGACACACAGCTTTCTCAAAGTACCAGAAAGATTACTGCTTTCATTGGAGGGCTTGATCTTTGTGATGGCCGATATGATACACCAAAACACAGGCTCTTTCAAAATCTTGACTTTGTATTTTCCAATGATATTCACAATCCCACATTTGAC GTGCAAACTAAAGGTCCAAGGCAACCATGGCATGATTTACACTGCAAAATTGAAGGGCCTGCCGCCTACGACGTCCTAACGAATTTTGAGCAACGCTGGCAAAATTCTACAAAGTTTTGGTCAATTGAGCagcaatttaaaaaattaactctaTTTCATGATGATGCCTTGATAAAGATTGATCAAGTCTCATCTATAGTTAGTCCTTCAAAAGCCAAACCATATGGTGATCCGACTGTGCAGGGCTCTAAAGAGGAAGATTCTGAAAACTGGCATGTTCAG GTTTTCCGCTCTATTGATTCTGGATCGGTAAAAGGATTTCCCACAGATTTTCATGAAGCTAAGGCGAAG AATCTTGCATGTGGAAAAAATGTGGTGATTGATAAGAGCATCCACTCCGCATATGTCAGAGCCATAAGATCAGCACAACGCTTCATATACATTGAAAACCAATATTTCATTGGTTCTTCTTATGGTTGGCCAAATTATGCAAATCCTG ATGGCGCTGGGAATCTGATCCCAATGGAACTTGCATTAAAGATTGCTCAGAAAATCGAAGAACGAGAACGTTTTGCTGTGTATATAGTTATACCAATGTGGCCTGAGGGTGCCCCTAGTTCTTCTCCTGTGCAGGAGATTCTTTTTTGGCAG GCAGAAACAATAAAGATGATGTATGGAATCATCGCGAAGAAGCTCAAATTGATGAACCTTGGGAAGGCACATCCTAAAGATTATCTCAACTTCTATTGCCTTGGCAATCGTGAATTACAAAATGGAACCTCAGATTTAACAAATGAACCTTCTGAAGATAATGCTATG